In Pseudohongiella acticola, the sequence CTTCGGAGGGCTCCAGCTTCAGGTGGGCGAGTATTTCTACGAGCATTGAGGGGTCTGGTTTGGAACGGGTTTCATCGGCACACCGGGTAATATGAAACCAGCTGCCCAGCTGGCTGTGTTCAAGGGCCCGGTCCAGGCCGCGACGGCTTTTGCCGGTAGCGACTGCGCAATAGCGGTTGCTGTTGTGCAGGTCCTGCAGAATGTCGGTGATGCCGGGAAAGACTTTCTGTGCGGTGGCAGCCGTGGCCATGAAATGCGAACTATAGGCATCACGCATGGCGACCATGTCGTCAGTGGTGATGGCGGGATATAGCGTTCGCAGTGCTTCCACCAGACCCAGGCCGATGATATTGCTGTAGGCAGAGCGCTCCAGCGCGGGATATCCGATGCTGGTGGCGGCATGATGCAGGCAGTCGGAAATATGTTCGATGGAGTCAACCACAGTACCATCCCAGTCAAAGATGGCGGCTTTGATGCTCATAGACGGCTTACCGGTTCTGGTGGCGGACGATGCGTTGTTTTTCGATCTGCCATTCGCGATCTTTCTGAGTCTCGCGTTTGTCGTGGTCTTTCTTGCCTTTGGCCAGCGAGACCTGACATTTGATCAGGTGTCCTTTCCAGTAGAGCTTGGTGGCCACGCAGGTATGACCCTTCTGTTGCACGCTGGAAAACAGTCTGGCCAACTCTTTTTTGTGCAACAACAGTTTCTTGGTGCGATCCGGGTCTGCGATTACGTGTGTGCTGGCGCTGTTGAGCGGGATGATATGGCAACCCAGCAGAAACGCCTCGCCATCTTTCAGAACGACATAGCTGTCCACCAGCTGCGCTTTCTTCTCGCGCAGGCTTTTCACTTCCCAGCCTTCCAGCGCCATGCCCGCTTCAAAAGAGTCTTCCACGAAATAATCGTGCAGGGCTTTCTTGTTGCGGATGATGGTATTATCCAGTGCTTTAGACTTCTTTGCTTTACTCATGGCGCAGGATTATACCTTGAATCAGCGGCTGTCGCTCAAATTGACCGGGTAAATTTCCGCTTGCTACAATTTCTGCCGCAAAATCTGGGTGGTTCCAGCGTACAGTGGACAGAACGGCGGTCGGCAAGGCATTCTATGGGCATTATGTCGGGCTCCGTTCGCTTCAGGGAAGCCAGGTTGCGAATTGCGACACGGGCAGCGGGATCTGATTGGCCGATCCAATAACAATACAGTGAGGGTAGTATGTCAGCAGACCGCGGTCAGTTCAGTTCACGTCTGGGATTTATCCTGGCGGCAGCAGGGTCCGCTGTCGGGCTGGGCAACCTGGTAGCGTTTCCGGTGATGGCGTCCAAAAACGGCGGCGCAGTGTTCCTGATCGTTTATGTGCTGTTCGTGGCGCTGATCTGTTTCCCGGTGCTGCTCGCAGAAATTGCCATGGGCCGACATTCGCGTCGCAATCCGGTCGGCGCATTCTCGGCATTGACCGGGGGGCACCAGGGCTGGCGCTGGGCAGGCAAGCTGGCGATATTGACACCATTCATGATTGCCGTGTTTTATACGGTGGTCACGGTGTGGATTCTGATTTACCTGTTCCGTGCGGTGACGGGGGGGCTTGCTGACCTGGCCACCCCGGCGGCGTTTGGCGACATGATTGGTTCTCCCTCCATTTTTCCCTGGTTCGTCTTGTTGCAAATCGCGGTGTTTGGCGTGCTGCTGGGCGGTGTCAAAGGCGGTATCGAGCGTATGGCCCGGGTATTGATGCCGACGCTGGCGATCATGCTGATTGGTTTGATCGTGTTTGTGATGACGCTGGATGATGCCATGCTGGGTGTACGCTATTACCTGGTGCCCGATTTCAGCCGGCTGGATGGTGCCGTGATCAGTGCTGCCCTGAATCAGGCGTTCTTTTCCTTGTCCTTGGGCATGGGTATCATGATTACCTACGGCTCATACTTCAGTCGGGAAGACAGAATTGTGAATTCCGGTCGCCTGGTGGCCGTTGCAGACACCAGTGTGGCGTTTATGGCGGGTCTGCTGATCCTGCCGGCGATTTTCGCGTTTAACCCGGCCACTAACCC encodes:
- a CDS encoding sodium-dependent transporter → MSADRGQFSSRLGFILAAAGSAVGLGNLVAFPVMASKNGGAVFLIVYVLFVALICFPVLLAEIAMGRHSRRNPVGAFSALTGGHQGWRWAGKLAILTPFMIAVFYTVVTVWILIYLFRAVTGGLADLATPAAFGDMIGSPSIFPWFVLLQIAVFGVLLGGVKGGIERMARVLMPTLAIMLIGLIVFVMTLDDAMLGVRYYLVPDFSRLDGAVISAALNQAFFSLSLGMGIMITYGSYFSREDRIVNSGRLVAVADTSVAFMAGLLILPAIFAFNPATNPDDLSSSSVGLIFSYLPQIFLSMQEVVGYWGASAAATVFFALVFFAAMTSLVSILEIPISYMIDELCYSRRKAVLVQAALVTTFAILAALSFGMSGFLTDFIPYGGAQKSFFDLIADTFSEVILPLVGFFACIICAWRWRDGFMAELAVGDDGFGNSALSRYLGFSLRTFVPIVLLFVFINSVAQKYFAVDLLRLFAS
- a CDS encoding HAD family hydrolase, whose amino-acid sequence is MSIKAAIFDWDGTVVDSIEHISDCLHHAATSIGYPALERSAYSNIIGLGLVEALRTLYPAITTDDMVAMRDAYSSHFMATAATAQKVFPGITDILQDLHNSNRYCAVATGKSRRGLDRALEHSQLGSWFHITRCADETRSKPDPSMLVEILAHLKLEPSEAVMIGDTSYDLDMAANIGMPSIGVPWGAHQHDVLARCRPIAIASSVAELRDLLR
- the smpB gene encoding SsrA-binding protein SmpB, with the protein product MSKAKKSKALDNTIIRNKKALHDYFVEDSFEAGMALEGWEVKSLREKKAQLVDSYVVLKDGEAFLLGCHIIPLNSASTHVIADPDRTKKLLLHKKELARLFSSVQQKGHTCVATKLYWKGHLIKCQVSLAKGKKDHDKRETQKDREWQIEKQRIVRHQNR